The genomic region AGGTCTGTGACAACCTGATAGTCAAGCTCAAGAGGATCAAGGATCTTGTAGGGAAGTCCGACAAGGCCGGCAAGGAACTTGTAAAGGAGTTCCTCGGGAACGAGTCCACGGGCAACAATTATTCCCAGAAGGTTATCGTCGGTAATGTCATCGTACCTGGATAATCTTTCGAATCCATTATCCGACAGTATCCCTGCGTCATGCAGATTTTTCGGAAGTGTGTTCATATCTATTTTAGGTAAGGTTTTCATATCACTTTCCTGACAAGAGGTTCAGCAGGCTGATCCCAGTCAGCTGCGTCCGAGATTCTTTCCAATGCTGTTTCCGCGTCTTCCCTGGATTCGGCATGTACCAGCCCAAGTATATCACCTTCGGTTACATCTGTACCACCCGGGATAAGCTGTTCCCAGCCAACATCCGGCTGTATTTTCTGGTCCATGCTGTATCTTCCCCCTCCGAGGTTTCGAACGGCTTCTCCAATTACGTAAGCGTTAATTCCATTCCAGTAACCTGAACGTGATGCTAAAACCTCCCTTTTTACAGGCGCTTCCCGGAGGGACGCGAAGGCCTCAAGATCACCGCCCTGAGCTTCTATCATTGTAACGAATTTACTCAGTGCAGAACCGTTCGCTATCAGTAATTCGCAAAAACTTACCGCCGATTCTGTATCGTCATAACGGGATGGATAAGCCTGGCATAGCATAGAAGCGGTAAGCCTTACCGACAGTTCCCTTATATCATCCGGCCCTCTGCCTTCCAGAACGTCAAGTGACTCCTGTACTTCCAGAGCGTTGCCCGTTTTCATGCCAAGAGGATAATCCATGGATGTGATAAGGGCTTCCGCCTTTACACCGATATCCCGTGAAATCGCTGTAAGCTCCCCGGCAAGTTCTTCCGCCTGAGAGAGATTTTTCATAAAAGCGCCTTTACCTACCTTTATATCGAACACAAGTACATCGGTATTCTCAGCCAGTTTCTTACATAGTATACTGGCGCTGATAAGGGGAATTGACGTGACGGTGGAAGTAGTATCCCGCAGAGCATAGAGCCTCCTGTCAGCGGGAGCCAGTTCATCGGTCTGGCCGCTCATGGCAACTCCGTTTTTTTCAACCAGCTCAACAAATTCAGCAAGGGGTAACTGAACGTTCATTCCCGGAATCGATTCCAGCTTATCCAGAGTACCCCCTGTATGCCCCAGGCTTCTTCCGCTTATCATCGGTATTCTAAGTCCGGCCGCTGCGGCCAGCGGGGCAAGAATAAGTGATACTTTATCACCCACACCGCCGGTGCTGTGCTTATCGGCAAGAGGAAGGCCTTCGCTCCACTTGATAATTGTTCCGCTGTCCCTCATCGCAAGGGTAAGAGCAACGGTTTCATCCCGTTGAAGACCCTTTATGTAAGCGGCCATCAGCCAGGCAGCAGCCTGGTAATCAGGGATTTCGCCCGAACCTATCGCTGCCGCGAATTCGTAGATATCGATTTCAGGGATCCTGATGCCATCTCTTGTAGCAGCGATGAGATCGGTGATCTTCATCCTATTTCTTCCAGATTAACCGGATCAGAAGTACCAGTGCTATAACAAGAGAGGCAATTCCGCCAATGAACATCCACTGTTCTTCCTGTTGCTGGAATACTATGGCCGCGACACCTGCGGCTCCAAAAAGGACTGTAAGCATTATAAGAATGACGGTTGATTTACTGGACGGCATATACTCCTCAAGGTATTCACTGATGAACATAGCGCCATCCGGCAAATCAGGATGCCTGATTTCATCGAAGCTGTTAACTCTTTTTCTTTTAAGAAGAGAAAGAACTTCTTGGGGATCCGTGAAAACGTAATCCTCACCGTAAGCTGTAGTGATTTTAAATGGCTTTTTCTGTTCGATACCGGTGGTGTCATCAACGGTTTCTACCGTATCCTTAGCTTCGGCTTCTTCTCTCCGTTCGGGACTGTCAGTCTCTGGAGGCTCCGACACGTCATCAGTTATTGGCGGTTCAGTTCCCGCAGCTTTTGAAGGTGGTTTTTCCGCCACCAGAGAGGCTTCTGTGGGCCACAGTTCCTTTTCAAAATACCCGCACTCCGTCACCAGTTGCCAGTCTTCGCCCTGAATTGAAACATAGGCCTCCATTGGAACTCTTGATTCCTGAATCCATTTTTTAAGGTTATTCATGTCACCCGGAATAAAAGTTCTGCCGTCAAAACGAACCCTTAACGGCTTTTTCTTGGGGTCATCGGGCACCCATTCCCGCAGATAGGGTGAGAGTTCCGGAGAAGCCTTGCCCAGTATTCCACCGGGTGGCGTTTTAGGGCCTTCGATCTGAACATCGACGGATAGCCTGCCATCCTTCGCCCATTGAACAATGGAATCCCAGTCGGATGCAACGTAGGTTTTTCCACCCATCTTGATCTTCCACCAGTTTTCCGGATCAAGCAGAATGTTAAGCTCATTGTTGGCGGATACGGGTATCCATCTCTCCGTTCCAGCTATCCTGTAACTGTCATCGATTGAAATTCTGTGTTCCCGTGCCCATCTGAAAAATATCTCTCTGCTGCCTGCCCTGTAGGTTTTTCCATCATGTCTGAGTTCAACAGCCTTAACTTCGCCCATATCAACCCCCTGTTATCGAGTTGTAAATACACCTAAACGTATACTAGCAATAATACTCCCAATATGCATCTCTCACCAGCATTGAAAACCAAGAGCATTGGGGTCAAATCTTTACTCTTGACAAATAGCACCAGGAATTTAGGGTCAAATCTTTACTCTTGACAAATAGCACCATCAATCGGAAACATAGCCGGATGAAACATCTTTATCAGGGGATCAATTGATGAAAAACTATCTGAAAGGAGCAATCTGCCCTAATGTGTCAAGAGGAAAGATTTGACCCCAATGCTCGCAATCTGCCCTAATGTGTCAAGAGTAAAGATTTGACCCTAAATTCCTCTGAACATTATGGAATCTGCCAGGGCCCTGGTGGCTGAGTCCGGATCGATCCAGCCTCTGTTTTCCGAGATGTTTATCAGTCTGTCCAGGTAGTTTTCCCAGCATAGCGGCACGCTGTTGTTTCTGAAATACCTGTAGTAAAGGGACGGACCCGGCAGTATTGAGACCAGGTAGGCTACCTGCCTTGTTGAGAGTTCCCGAAAATCCCTGCTGAAATAGTATCTGGCAGCCTCCTGGAAACCGAACACATCCGGTCCCAGTTCAACAATGTTAGCGTAGATTTCGATCATCCTGTTCTTGGAAAGATACACTTCAAGCCTCCAGGTCAGAAATACCTCCTGCATTTTCCTCGCGAAGGTCTTCTCCCTGCCAAGGAATAGGTTCCGGGCAAGCTGCATGGTTATCGTAGAGCCTCCCCTGGTAAACTTACCGCTTTTCATGTTCGCCCGAATTGAATTCCTGATGTGATAAAGGCAAAAACCACTATGGGAACGAAAAGTGGCATCTTCAGCACACCTGAGCAACCCCTCAAAGGATGGATGAAGTGAGTCGAAAAGCACAAATTCTTGATTCTCAAGTGTATCAAGATATATTCTCCTTCGGTTGCCCCAGCTGTCACGCATAAGGCAGGACCCCCTGTTTCTGAGCTGACCTATGGAGATTGGGCTGGCCTGGACACTAAGATCCGATACATCCACAATAGCCTGAAAATCAGAACTGTCGGGAGTTTCCCAGTCAAGCACTACGAGAACATCAAATGAAGCCTCTCCTCCCAGCTCAAGTCCTTCCAGGCTGCCGAGGAGTTCAGATGGAACCGATGATGTGATATCCTCACCGGAAAGGGATTCGCTCCAGAGTCGAAGCGAAAGTCTGGGGTATTCATCGAAGCTGCCATTCAATTCGAAATTCACCTGCTGGTTTCCGAAAACAACAGTACCCGAATCGATACGCACATCCCATGAGCTGACACACACCATCCCTTCGAATCTCAGCGCCGCAGCGGTATTCACCGTATCATCAGCCAAGCCTGGTGAAAACATCCTGATGGAATCAAGCATGGCATTAACGGATACTCCAATAGTATCGAAATCCGTGAATTCCATAGTGAAGTATCCTGCAGGATCAAAATCGATGTAAATATCACCCAGAAGAGCAGCGGACTGGGCAACAAGGACATCTCTGACGTTTGAAAGATCGGTGGAGAGACATATTTCCAGCGAACCCGAAGAATCGTTAAGCTCAAAATACACCTCCGCCGATTCGCCATCAACTTCGGTTATCAGCCCTTCTGCGGATAGATGATCGCTTCTGGAAGCAGATACGCAACCTTCAAACACCAAATCCCGGAGCATTTCAGGCACGTTTATAAGACCTGCGGGAAGCCTGTCGCAACGGAACCAGTTAACATGAATACTGTCCTTTTGTGAACCGATGAACACTTTTCCCCTGCCCATTCCCCAGCTGGTCTCCACCATCAGCTGCAGCGAATCTCCAGAAAGTCCACCGGAGAAAGAACCCGATATAACTGCCGTATCGCTGCTGCTTACTACTTCGAAGTTGTCGAACCTTCCCGGGGGAATGTCCCTTCGGCTGGAAGGGTTCACATCCGTGCCGCTGCTTCGGCCAATTCTCCAGTTTCCACCATGCACCAGAATACTGTCAACGCGGGGATTAAATGGGCTGCCACTCCAGTATATCACTGCTCTCCGTACGAAAAAATCCTTTTCGGGAAATCTGATGTCCTCAAGCAGAAGCACGCCTGACGTAATACTGAAATCACCAATTGAGACGGATGAATCGATTTGTTTTAGAGCTGAATGAACTGGCAGCGAAGCGATTGCGTCAATTCCGAAGAGTATGAACAGGCTTGCTGAAATTGCTGAAGCGGCCAGTATCCCTGCCCTGAGCAGCCCGTTCCTTCGGCTCAACTTTTACCGATTGTGCAGAGCCTGTGAGATTTCATCGAGGATTGATTCGGCTGCTCCGCGAGGATTATCAGCCTGTGTAATCGGTCTGCCCACAACAAGAGAGGTTGCGCCAGCCATGATTGCGTTAAAAGGAGTTGCCGTCCGTTTCTGGTCATCCTTCGATGCTCCCGAAGGTCTTACGCCCGGCGTTACAATCAGGAAATCCGGACCTGTCGCCTCCCTTACTATGGCGGCTTCAAGGGGAGAGCATACAACACCGTGAATACCGGCTCTCTTCGCTGACACTGCCATCTTTTCAACAAGATCCGCAGGTTCTCCTTCGAAACCGAGAAAACAAAGATCTTCAGGCGATAGACTTGTCAGAACTGTTACCGCGAGTATTCTTGTTTTACCTTCTACGGCATCGGCAGCCGCTTTCATCATTTCGAATCCACCGGAAGCGTGGATATTAATAAGTTCTGGCTCGTAGCAGCATGCGGATCTTACCGCGCCAGCGACTGTAAAGGGTATGTCATGAAACTTGAGGTCAAGAAACATCGGAAAACCGGCTTCCCTGATTTCCTCAAGGAGAGACGGCCCCTCCTTCACAAAAAGCTCAAGGCCGACTTTAAGCCCGACCGGGAGACCTGCCAGCTCTTCAAATAGTGCTTTCATGTTCGCCATCTCACGGCTGGTCACAGCTACATATAGTC from Candidatus Aegiribacteria sp. harbors:
- a CDS encoding thymidine phosphorylase, coding for MKITDLIAATRDGIRIPEIDIYEFAAAIGSGEIPDYQAAAWLMAAYIKGLQRDETVALTLAMRDSGTIIKWSEGLPLADKHSTGGVGDKVSLILAPLAAAAGLRIPMISGRSLGHTGGTLDKLESIPGMNVQLPLAEFVELVEKNGVAMSGQTDELAPADRRLYALRDTTSTVTSIPLISASILCKKLAENTDVLVFDIKVGKGAFMKNLSQAEELAGELTAISRDIGVKAEALITSMDYPLGMKTGNALEVQESLDVLEGRGPDDIRELSVRLTASMLCQAYPSRYDDTESAVSFCELLIANGSALSKFVTMIEAQGGDLEAFASLREAPVKREVLASRSGYWNGINAYVIGEAVRNLGGGRYSMDQKIQPDVGWEQLIPGGTDVTEGDILGLVHAESREDAETALERISDAADWDQPAEPLVRKVI
- a CDS encoding transglycosylase domain-containing protein; translation: MSRRNGLLRAGILAASAISASLFILFGIDAIASLPVHSALKQIDSSVSIGDFSITSGVLLLEDIRFPEKDFFVRRAVIYWSGSPFNPRVDSILVHGGNWRIGRSSGTDVNPSSRRDIPPGRFDNFEVVSSSDTAVISGSFSGGLSGDSLQLMVETSWGMGRGKVFIGSQKDSIHVNWFRCDRLPAGLINVPEMLRDLVFEGCVSASRSDHLSAEGLITEVDGESAEVYFELNDSSGSLEICLSTDLSNVRDVLVAQSAALLGDIYIDFDPAGYFTMEFTDFDTIGVSVNAMLDSIRMFSPGLADDTVNTAAALRFEGMVCVSSWDVRIDSGTVVFGNQQVNFELNGSFDEYPRLSLRLWSESLSGEDITSSVPSELLGSLEGLELGGEASFDVLVVLDWETPDSSDFQAIVDVSDLSVQASPISIGQLRNRGSCLMRDSWGNRRRIYLDTLENQEFVLFDSLHPSFEGLLRCAEDATFRSHSGFCLYHIRNSIRANMKSGKFTRGGSTITMQLARNLFLGREKTFARKMQEVFLTWRLEVYLSKNRMIEIYANIVELGPDVFGFQEAARYYFSRDFRELSTRQVAYLVSILPGPSLYYRYFRNNSVPLCWENYLDRLINISENRGWIDPDSATRALADSIMFRGI
- the pyrF gene encoding orotidine-5'-phosphate decarboxylase codes for the protein LYVAVTSREMANMKALFEELAGLPVGLKVGLELFVKEGPSLLEEIREAGFPMFLDLKFHDIPFTVAGAVRSACCYEPELINIHASGGFEMMKAAADAVEGKTRILAVTVLTSLSPEDLCFLGFEGEPADLVEKMAVSAKRAGIHGVVCSPLEAAIVREATGPDFLIVTPGVRPSGASKDDQKRTATPFNAIMAGATSLVVGRPITQADNPRGAAESILDEISQALHNR